A DNA window from Arachis duranensis cultivar V14167 chromosome 3, aradu.V14167.gnm2.J7QH, whole genome shotgun sequence contains the following coding sequences:
- the LOC107476890 gene encoding protein VAPYRIN-LIKE: MDRLVKPDRNEVEVVFIKSQKCSSTFKLTNLMHTMTVAVSLTTTNPSIFSINKPFSIIPPLSSSNYILQLTHHHHPPLSDPPDAVTVRTAMLPVGKAHHYDLRRLFSKPGPHVFRDAVLTISLVGPTVAEFLITTHHTQIPESFKLFTNSLSQCTKPQLTNLIKPAIEQRNVETVAVLIKAGANPNFRDSTGKSLIPYAIRHGNFDILKLLVDSGTRIENSVDLVLHEAAAMNRIDFMELLLDSFRDELDVNLVNRNGETPIHVAAIHDHVEAIEFSVSIGVNPNAIDINGSTALHFAASNGNLNAVECLLEFSNVKYVKNRFGKTAFSLAEENKHFHLAETLRFGDLLFRAARVDDVHALKRLLGEGAWVNRRDQNGWTALHWAVFKGRIKSVKVLVDHGAWVDAVDDAGYTPLHCAVEAGHLQVAILLIGHGGSQVSLKSFQGVVATHSLEKHVTLRSSS, translated from the coding sequence ATGGATAGGCTTGTGAAACCAGACAGAAATGAAGTGGAAGTTGTGTTCATCAAGTCACAAAAGTGCAGCTCCACTTTCAAGCTCACAAACCTAATGCACACAATGACAGTGGCAGTGTCACTAACAACAACAAACCCatcaatcttttcaatcaataaACCCTTTTCCATAATCCCACCACTTTCATCATCCAATTACATTCTCCAACTCACTCATCACCACCACCCACCACTCTCCGACCCTCCTGATGCCGTCACCGTCCGTACCGCCATGCTTCCCGTCGGAAAGGCCCACCATTACGACCTCCGCCGCCTCTTCTCCAAGCCTGGCCCCCACGTCTTCCGCGACGCCGTTTTGACCATCTCCCTCGTCGGACCCACCGTCGCCGAATTCCTCATCACCACCCACCATACCCAAATCCCCGAAAGcttcaagcttttcaccaattCACTATCCCAGTGCACAAAGCCCCAACTTACGAACCTTATAAAACCCGCAATTGAACAAAGAAACGTAGAAACCGTAGCCGTTTTGATCAAAGCCGGCGCGAACCCTAACTTCAGAGACTCAACGGGAAAATCCTTAATCCCTTACGCGATTCGGCACGGGAATTTCGATATTCTGAAGCTTCTGGTAGACTCTGGAACCCGAATTGAAAACTCGGTTGACCTAGTTCTTCACGAAGCCGCGGCGATGAACAGAATCGATTTCATGGAGCTTCTATTGGACTCGTTCCGTGACGAATTGGACGTGAATTTAGTGAATCGTAACGGCGAAACGCCTATTCACGTGGCTGCGATTCACGACCACGTCGAAGCAATCGAGTTCAGCGTTTCCATCGGCGTAAACCCTAACGCCATCGACATTAACGGCTCCACGGCGCTTCACTTCGCAGCTTCTAACGGAAACTTAAACGCCGTTGAGTGTTTGTTAGAATTCTCGAACGTGAAATACGTTAAGAATCGGTTCGGGAAAACGGCGTTTTCTTTAGCCGAAGAGAATAAGCACTTTCACTTAGCCGAAACGCTGCGTTTCGGTGACTTGCTATTCCGTGCTGCTAGGGTGGACGATGTTCACGCGCTGAAGAGGTTGTTGGGGGAAGGCGCGTGGGTCAATCGGAGGGACCAGAATGGGTGGACGGCGCTGCATTGGGCTGTGTTTAAGGGTCGGATTAAGAGCGTGAAGGTGTTGGTTGATCATGGCGCGTGGGTTGACGCGGTTGATGATGCAGGTTACACTCCTTTACATTGTGCTGTTGAGGCAGGGCACTTGCAAGTTGCTATTTTGCTTATTGGTCATGGTGGGTCCCAAGTTAGCCTTAAGAGCTTCCAAGGTGTTGTTGCAACTCATTCTCTTGAAAAACATGTTACTCTTAGATCATCATCATAA
- the LOC107476888 gene encoding exocyst complex component EXO70H1, which translates to MPRKGMRSIFFKPSPSHHPPRHYSLPPPSPLRTFSDTLMDDNIHTAESLITKWDYNNNNNNSVSSRLSNSSSLFSGTRLDAKHYVDAVKGLQAAMKYLVAQDPSSAYLLRAQSLMQIAMKTLEREFHQILKVNREYLDPETVSNRSETVSNRSSTDFGQNSFSDIDEIVSDDEFRLAGEGVADAERASMLAVNDLKGIANCMISTGYGRECVRIYVLVRKSIVDEALYNLGVEQLSFSRLQKMDWEVVELKIKHWLNAMKVAVGTLFNGERILCDSVFATTAPEKRIAESSFAEITRDGAMMLFGFPEMVAKCKKTPEKMFRTLDMYQAISENWPQIESIFSFESTARVRTQAVTSLVKLGDAVRTMLSEFESAIQKEPCKTTIPGGGVHPITGYVLNYISLLADYSGVLVDIIADYPQSPLPESFYRSPIHEDSTSSSFSTVPSPAISERIAWLILVVLCKLDVKAERYKDVALSYLFLANNMHYVVEKVRKSNLGLLLGEEWMAKHEAKTKEYIAKYERVGWNSVLTSLPENPAAEISAEQAKACFVSFNTAFHEACKKQSGWVVPDPKLRDEIKVSIALKLVSKYGEFYDKNRVGSDSAIRFLPDDIGNQLSDILYGIGESSSGSSHALTTSSSRRSNGSRR; encoded by the coding sequence ATGCCGAGAAAAGGAATGAGAAGTATCTTCTTCAAACCTTCACCTTCTCATCATCCGCCACGTCACTACTCACTACCACCACCCTCCCCTCTTCGCACCTTCTCCGACACCCTTATGGACGATAACATCCATACGGCGGAGTCACTTATAACCAAGTGggattataataataacaataataactccGTCAGTTCACGCCTTTCAAACTCTAGCTCACTCTTCAGCGGAACACGCCTGGATGCCAAACACTACGTTGACGCCGTCAAGGGCCTACAGGCCGCTATGAAGTACCTCGTCGCACAGGATCCCTCCTCTGCTTATCTCCTTCGAGCACAGTCTCTCATGCAAATCGCAATGAAAACTCTTGAGAGAGAGTTTCACCAGATCTTAAAGGTCAATAGGGAATACCTCGATCCCGAAACCGTTTCTAACCGCTCCGAAACCGTTTCTAACCGTTCGTCAACGGATTTCGGCCAGAACAGTTTCTCTGATATCGATGAGATTGTTTCCGACGACGAGTTTCGACTTGCCGGAGAAGGAGTCGCTGATGCCGAGAGAGCTTCCATGCTTGCCGTCAACGATTTGAAGGGAATCGCGAATTGCATGATTTCCACTGGCTACGGAAGAGAGTGCGTTAGGATTTACGTGTTGGTGAGGAAATCGATCGTTGATGAAGCTCTTTACAATCTTGGAGTGGAGCAGTTGAGCTTCTCGCGTCTCCAGAAGATGGATTGGGAGGTGGTTGAGTTGAAGATCAAGCACTGGCTGAACGCGATGAAGGTTGCCGTCGGAACTCTCTTCAACGGTGAGAGGATACTCTGCGATAGTGTCTTCGCTACCACCGCGCCGGAGAAACGGATCGCGGAGTCTTCCTTCGCTGAGATCACTAGAGACGGCGCCATGATGCTGTTTGGATTCCCGGAAATGGTTGCAAAGTGCAAGAAAACGCCGGAGAAGATGTTCAGGACTCTCGATATGTACCAAGCGATCTCGGAAAACTGGCCGCAGATCGAATCCATCTTCTCCTTCGAATCAACCGCCAGAGTCCGTACGCAGGCGGTTACTTCCTTGGTGAAGCTTGGCGACGCCGTGAGGACGATGCTATCGGAATTTGAATCGGCGATTCAGAAGGAACCGTGCAAGACGACGATTCCCGGCGGTGGAGTACACCCAATCACGGGCTATGTGTTGAACTACATCTCTCTCCTAGCCGATTATAGCGGCGTCCTCGTTGACATAATCGCCGATTATCCACAGTCTCCGTTGCCGGAATCTTTCTACCGAAGCCCGATCCACGAGGATAGCACGTCGTCGTCCTTCTCCACGGTACCGTCGCCGGCAATCTCAGAGAGAATCGCATGGCTGATCCTCGTGGTTCTCTGCAAGCTCGACGTGAAAGCGGAGCGCTACAAGGACGTGGCGCTTTCTTACCTATTCCTCGCTAACAACATGCATTACGTAGTAGAAAAGGTTCGAAAATCGAACCTAGGGTTGCTCCTCGGTGAAGAGTGGATGGCGAAGCACGAAGCGAAGACGAAGGAATACATAGCCAAATACGAGCGCGTCGGGTGGAACAGCGTGCTCACTTCGCTGCCGGAGAATCCCGCGGCGGAGATCTCAGCGGAGCAAGCTAAGGCTTGCTTCGTTAGCTTCAACACAGCGTTTCACGAAGCCTGCAAGAAACAAAGCGGGTGGGTTGTACCCGACCCGAAACTGAGAGACGAAATCAAAGTGTCGATAGCTTTGAAGCTGGTTTCCAAGTACGGCGAGTTCTACGATAAGAATAGGGTCGGGTCTGATTCGGCAATACGGTTCTTACCCGACGATATTGGAAACCAATTGTCAGATATTTTGTACGGCATTGGAGAATCGAGTAGTGGCTCGTCGCATGCTTTGACGACGTCGTCTTCACGTCGCTCCAACGGAAGCAGAAGGTGA
- the LOC107476887 gene encoding 60S ribosomal protein L35 isoform X1 — MARLKVYELRNKTKAELLSQLKDLKAELALLRVAKVTGGAPNKLSKIKLVRLSIAQVLTVISQKQKSVLREAYKKKKKYLPLDLRPKKTRAIRRRLTKHRASLKTEREKKKEVYFPLRKYAVKISYDHLMDGLQRQKNLRRPCQ, encoded by the exons ATGG CGAGATTGAAGGTGTACGAGCTGAGGAACAAAACGAAAGCAGAGCTTCTGAGCCAATTGAAGGATCTGAAAGCTGAGCTGGCACTCCTCCGTGTTGCCAAGGTCACTGGCGGAGCACCCAACAAGCTCTCCAAAAT AAAATTGGTGCGGTTATCGATAGCGCAGGTGTTGACGGTTATTTCGCAGAAGCAAAAGTCGGTGCTGAGGGAAGcttacaagaagaagaagaagtatcTGCCTTTGGATCTGCGTCCTAAGAAGACCAGAGCTATCAGAAGACGCCTCACCAAGCACCGG GCTTCTTTGAAGACGGAGcgtgagaagaagaaggaagtatACTTCCCATTGAGAAAATATGCAGTTAAG ATCTCGTATGatcacctcatggatggtcttcaaAGGCAGAAGAACCTAAGAAGACCTTGTCAATGA
- the LOC107476887 gene encoding 60S ribosomal protein L35 isoform X2: MARLKVYELRNKTKAELLSQLKDLKAELALLRVAKVTGGAPNKLSKIKLVRLSIAQVLTVISQKQKSVLREAYKKKKKYLPLDLRPKKTRAIRRRLTKHRASLKTEREKKKEVYFPLRKYAVKQNNYSL; the protein is encoded by the exons ATGG CGAGATTGAAGGTGTACGAGCTGAGGAACAAAACGAAAGCAGAGCTTCTGAGCCAATTGAAGGATCTGAAAGCTGAGCTGGCACTCCTCCGTGTTGCCAAGGTCACTGGCGGAGCACCCAACAAGCTCTCCAAAAT AAAATTGGTGCGGTTATCGATAGCGCAGGTGTTGACGGTTATTTCGCAGAAGCAAAAGTCGGTGCTGAGGGAAGcttacaagaagaagaagaagtatcTGCCTTTGGATCTGCGTCCTAAGAAGACCAGAGCTATCAGAAGACGCCTCACCAAGCACCGG GCTTCTTTGAAGACGGAGcgtgagaagaagaaggaagtatACTTCCCATTGAGAAAATATGCAGTTAAG CAAAATAACTACTCCCTTTGA